Proteins encoded in a region of the Papaver somniferum cultivar HN1 unplaced genomic scaffold, ASM357369v1 unplaced-scaffold_4662, whole genome shotgun sequence genome:
- the LOC113342717 gene encoding embryo-specific protein ATS3A-like, with protein MVRNQTCIFAFWVLFGFVIFGSTLAQEDDLSTVSPMKENCSYTVIIQTTCAHGAETSNNVSIRFGDIKSNDIVVKHLNSKHKRQVDPLQPDVYDEKLKKPFQMCTVDEFRVTGPCVKSPVCYLYLKSMGNDKWRPGLAQVSVSGASHLSSTEFYFRRYLPQHV; from the exons ATGGTGAGGAACCAAACATGTATTTTTGCCTTCTGGGTTCTATTTGGTTTTGTCATTTTTGGATCAACACTGGCGCAAGAAGATGATCTTTCAACAGTGTCACCAATGAAG GAGAACTGCAGCTACACAGTTATTATACAAACCACATGTGCACATGGTGCTGAAACATCCAACAACGTGAGCATTAGATTTGGAGATATAAAATCAAATGACATTGTGGTGAAACATTTGAACTCCAAACACAAGAGACAGGTTGATCCGTTACAACCTGATGTCTACGATGAGAAACTAAAAAAGCCTTTCCAAATGTGCACTGTAGATGAATTTCGAGTTACGGGTCCCTGTGTTAAATCACCTGTTTGTTACCTGTATCTTAAATCTATGGGAAATGATAAATGGCGGCCAGGTTTAGCACAAGTTAGTGTGTCTGGAGCATCTCATCTCTCGTCAACTGAGTTTTACTTTCGTCGTTATCTTCCTCAGCATGTATGA